The sequence AACGGTCTCATaggcaattataatttattgttgttttttatagcACCTAACCATCCAAAAGATctccaaccaattttttttaatttaaagaaaggtTGAAAATTTGAGTAAAGAATCTTTTTTCCTGAATGAGTttttgaatattaacttaaatcaatatattctacATCCTTACTTAGCTTGTGactgaaatactttttaattaacatctttaaaatcattatattccACACTTAATGTACCTAATCCTTTCTcttgtgtatttattaattttttattttgtgataactACTCTGaggtttctcattttttaatccTTCCTGGTAAATGGAGTAGTTCCTTTCGTTATCTATGGAATAACACACAGTGATTCCAGTCATGAAATATCTTTGTATATATGATTTAATACTGACTTGAGAAAAAGAATGATATCTATCTGTGTTTTTTCATGTTACAGGaaagaattttatctcaaataaatTTAGCCACTAACCAACTTCAAGCTAGTTATCCTTTGAAACAAATAACTCCTGCTCCAAAACCTCAAACAAATCAGAGTGCAGGAAATTCATCAACTAATAactcatcatcatcaccatcgaCAGCCACATCACAAACtcaaaatagtaataatgataaaaaacaaccaaaaaccAGTAATCCGCAACAAGgacaaaatcaaaataactcagtgtctaagaagaaaaaagaaaaagaacaagagAATGTACATCATGCACAAGAAGTGCGTGATGGAAAAGATGTTGTTGAGTAAATTAGTATACTGGAATTACAAGTTTTATAATCTTgtcaaattctattttatttttgttttctatttgtatAAATTACTTAACCACAATATATATcacataagatttaatttttaccagATAATAAtagactgatattttttattatattatagaatttacCATTTTGCATTTTATGTTAACCgtatgtaaatattaatgaaaataatgttaaactcTTAGCTgcaaactttttatacttttttcttagcATATTTCCAAAAacttgttacattttattattttcacaaaatgttaGTTTCCACATATTTCATAAAGAAGTGAAATAGATATTTAATCTCTGAAAAGTTCAGGTATTTGTAAACACATTTGAAAatgcattttcaatttaaaatttttatttaaatttaaatccagaataatgttttatttaagtccAGAATTTATAATCCTCAAAATTACAAAGTCTTTACATATAACAGAACTATgtttaaactgatatttttctaACTAGAAGATGCAACTAAACTATtaatcttcaataaataaaactatcctcatatttaacatttattatcatatctTTTACTTGCTTGTTAGATAATCTTGGCGTACTGTAATCCTACCATATAAGTTTAGGTTTCAGAATCCAAAGGTATAATTTAAGAGTCTGGAGTTGGCTTATAAGctatatcttatattaaaatgttaacattttttgttgattaaattattgaaatatgtattattaagatatcatttttgtcttatttcttttatttttagtttgctcATGGTTTATCTCAAACCCATTTTAGAATAGTGTAATAACATATGCAGTAATACTGATGTTCAGTGATTATTCATATACtcatttttgttacataattCTCTAATTAGACCAACATGCTATGTCCTGATCACATTGGACAATttgaagaagtttttttaataatacctttaGTTTCCTTAAATCATAGACATGTTTTTCTATGATTTTGAGCTTAGATTCTgctttactattttcattttttattttgcaaaatttaaaatagtcaacttaaaataaattatatttcatttgtttccaactacaaattaaatattaaaaaaataatagacccagatgtataaaatatatatatatatatatatatatatattaaatgataacaattaacatttaataataaaaacaacaataggGTTTTGAAACTAGTTGCTAACAACAATTACTGAAAACTGAGAAATGTGTTATGTTTACTTGTACTAGTAGGCTGAACACGAATTAGACTTGTACTTCCTGCTGCTACAATAACCTTAAAATAAGCTACAAGTATGCATAAAGAATAATTACAGTCATTAAACACAAACTGTTAGTTGCATCTCTTTTTTTATCCTccaaaattaactttaaagataAAGTGCAAATTTTATACTGATGCACAGAATCTATATATACATACCCTACAAACAtacacttaaataatttatttaaatgttatcttatatatttggtcttaaaatttataatttgactgTTTTCACTTAAGAAGTaacaaactttcttaattataatttaaaatttgagtaGTAAATAACCTTTAGTgtagagatttataaaatataatctgtgTCAATATAAATATTggcaaacatacatatatatatatatatttttatattaaaatcttataactattaaatatgaaatgtgatttaatagttaaaaatattatttttataagaaatttaatttttacctagccaaataaaacaaaataaaacattttaaatctatttcattttgtttattttattgcaacTGCTAACCTAACTGAAAATATCATCCTTAACCTTGTAGttataaaggtataaaaaattacttcattaagtTTTCTATTCCTTTTTGACAATACTGTTCATTAACCTAGGTAGAAAATTTCTCTTCAAAAACTCCGTTTTTTATTGCACCTTCAGCTGCACTTTATATCTAATTActtatacaagtttttttaacagttaaaagtaTTATCACCATGAAATTGGAATGTAGTTGTTGATAGTTATCAATTATTTTGCTTGTGgaagaaacttttgaaatttaatgcAGTTTCAAGATTACatgataagttttatataatgataaaatgaataccagttttactaatttttaaaatatccaaatcagtattcttattttatgtatatttgtataagtatgtatataatggtattatttttgCAAGAGGATAGAGGATAGCTATTCAGGAAGTTTAATCATTTATGATTAAAATCTATAcaataaaaatcacaattcaaaTGTTTCACTATTATGTTTCTTACTTCACAccgtatataattataaaaaacatatatatatagtgtgaTGAAATTTTGGCCTAAGCTTCTCTATTGAATATAACATTCACTCCATTGAACTTATACTTTACACAAAGTATTTGTTCAACATATACTTTACACAAAGTATTTGTTCAATGGAACATATACTTTAGATTTATTTGCAGTACTTTCCAGTACTACAAATAAATCTATGCAAAATAAAGACAACACTTCAAGCACATGCATTTGTACCAAGACATAATTATTCAGGAATATTGCATTTTGCTGCAGAAAATTGTTAGATTTAATGAAACTAatgtctaaaattaataaaactgaaataaggtTTATGTTTCTGATTGGTTGTGGGTATTTAACTggtgtaaaattaaacaacagaACTTCATGAAACATGGCCTATTCAAACATGCAAAAAGTTAAATGTTCTGCTTCAACAGTAGCAAGCTTAACATGAAGTTATCCATATAATTTGTCATCCATCAAAAACATCGACTGCTGATATACAccaaggaaatataaaaaatagcctATATTCAAGcacagaaaaagaagaaactatGACTCCATGTagacaaatttaattaagaaatatattcttTGGTATTAGTGAGCCAAAAACCACTCATAATGAAACACATAGTAAACTTCTGCATGATTTATGTTGCCCATGATTTTCTTCAATGCTatgcaacaaacaaacaaaagtttACCTGATGatagtcataaatttaaaaaccttttaacatTATGTTAAGTTGACACAGATTCTGTTTTGTTGCTCAGTCTGTACTGTTTGTGCTGTTTGAAAGACTGGTTTCACTAATTGTAAAGTTGATAGTAATCAATAATAAGGATGATACACAATTATTCAGAGAATAGCCATTATGGTATTAGtcatttttgtgatttattagttatttttgtgGTTTGCAGTTTCAgtgaaaaatcacaaaatttaaataaataaataaaaggaatcaatcaattgtaattttgtttactttagaTTTTCTGTTTggattattacagaatttttttttttcgaatgtacatttataattaatatctaaaGTTACTTTAgtcttgtctttatttttttttttatatctggctACTGAATCATCTGACACTACATGTTTCCAAAGTGAAGAATTGACAGAAAAATGGTTTAGATTTAGTTAAGATAAACACactttaatatagtaaaaattgtgCTCACAAATTATGCCCAGACTATATGATTAAAAGGATGATAATGGGGATGAATCATGGGTACATCACTTCTAACCTAAATCAATGTAATGGAAAATTGTTCATCTTTTTGCTAGAGAATCAAAATTGTATATCCCATCTGGTAAGAATTACCACTGATATTTAATGATTCCTCTCATAATATGcctgttattttacataaaataataacagtaaaacttctttttttttgagcagTTCCTTAAAAGTAATAGCTTAttgttttaaagtataaaaaatatttattaacaaagtaaGCTTTaagtatcatttaataaataaataaaaaaaacaaaaataataaatattacagtgtTGAACTTGAAAAAAAGCTCATCACTCAGTAGTTGATACAAAATGCACATActggtgtgagatgggtaaaataatgtggaagatgttagtacgactggagctggagtgggCATAACTATATTGCCTGCAAGTTTGAGTATTCCCAGTTTGTATCAAGCATTGGGTTTTGAACAAGATTCCGTACTCATCTGTCGTTTTTTAAAAGGCAATTAACTgtagaagaatatttatttgtgatggaaacttatttagagacaaatatataaaatttgtgttgGCAAAAGTTCAGGAAGAAAtctgaaaaggaagcaccagtgaaaagtgttattcagaagttagttaaaaattacctttaaatagGTTTGGTGGTGTTAGACCAGAAATGTGCTGTACACAGGTAAGTTTTAATGATGCAGGTTGTACAGAACATTGAagtggcagttacaagatctcataaATTTTTGTGGAAACTAAGccaggaaaagaacatttcactaagCTCAGCCCACATTACaatgaggagaatgctgaaaagTTATCTTCATCAAATGCAgtttttccatgagctaactagtactgattatgctaaaaggaaCCACTACTGTCAATGGTTCAGGAACTTCATTAGAAGCAACATTGGCATTTTATGTcaaatgtttttcacagatgaagtttGGTTTCGTCTTGGTGGGTATATTAACAGTCAGAACTACCAaacctggggtactgaaaaccaaCACATCTTGTTTGAATTTCCTTTACATTCACAAAAAATAGGCTTATGGTGTGCAGTTTCAAAgcgatgaataattttatttttttttaaaatctggatgCTGCCATCTTCCAAGAAAAtatctctcttttcctgtttagcctccggtaactaccgttaagataattcttcagaggatgatatgtaatgagtgtaaatgaagtgtagtcttgtacatgctcagttcgaccattcctgagatgtgtggttaattgaaacccaaccaccaaagaacactggtatccacgatctagtattcaaatccgtgtaaaaatatctggctttactagaactcgaacgctggaactctcgacttccaaatcagctgatttgggaagacgcgttcaccactagaccaacccggtgggttaccaagAAAATATctaacagttcatagccttactgcaagaggataaGATGACTGCCGATTGCAACAGGACAGCAGCACTTCCCATACAGCTTACTCTACTACAGAGctgctacaggattttttcagaaaaagaatcATTTCTCAATGATTGTGGTCACCGAGATACCTTGATCTaaatcattgattcccaaagtggtccaggtggacccccaggggtccacgggagactcgacgggggtctacgttgccgtgacaaaaaaatgggggtccacgaaaattcatctggtttcgatagtgaagatcTAAAATgctggcttgactttgcgtatcaatctaggcagataatgttttgagaagctcagcgactgttacttgtaaaaacttgcatattccatattcagtacaacgaacgtgtcgagacttgcaaaacgccgccgccgccgtccgcgacgcttgttcagacgtgcaaagggacgaaatacgacttgtggtgtgtgtgctagcaatcttgcatgaacttgtttgattcttcactaatataaatacgattgccaaggataaacgttactcatttgtttgcGGAacttcgaaaagaaaagtaaagtgaatagatgttagcgtttgccattgtcggaaaaagtagtaagtacctgcttttttattatacttacttttattttatttattgtttatttatttatttatttgacaatttattgtacacaaattacataaaatacgtAGGTAGAAAAGGCGaggcttattcctaaaagaaatctcttccaaCCCAGCTgcgataaagatatatttatgttgtaataagtatatttgtaatgtttgcgTGTAGTAGGTacgtattagaaattaaatactgatccaccgggttggtctagtggtgtacgcgtcttcccagatcagctgatttggaagtcgagagttccagcgttcaagtcctagtaaagccagctatttttacacggacttgaatactagatcgtggataccggtgttctttgttggtggttgggtttcaattaaccacacatctcaggtatggtcgaactgagaatgtacaagactacacttcattcacactcatatacatatcatcctcattcatcttctgaagtattatctaaacggtagttaccggaggctaaacaggaaaaagaaattaaatactgaacAGGGCCATTATTAGAGACTTCCTAAAAGAACAGAAGGCCGAGAAATGTTGAACTTTTTGTCCctactttattagtaatatttttttgaccCGACTGTGTGGTGgttcactaataattatatacatttatacaacatGTTACAGAATAAGGATTACAACCGGGAAATGttatgttcaggatcagtttttaagtcgattctaatagtttgtttttatatatctgaaaaaaattttagaccaaaaattaataaaaaatcagtaaaaagtggACAAATCACAATATTGAAACGTCGCGCGCGGCGGGGTCAAAGTTGCGGGTGCTACGCTACTTACGCGACATCACAATATTGTAATGTGACCACCTTTTACTGTCTTcgtttaaggatttattaattttttttcggatatataaaaaactattggaatcgacttaaaaacttATCCTGAACATACCATTTCCCGGTTGTAACACGTTGTATAGTTTCATAAATTGTACCTGTCTTTACATACTCGTAAcgtgcatcaaagtaataaataaatgattaaaatcgcagagttgtgatatcaaaatattggttatttaaaagtattttctatagaatttacagaaatatatcaaaatataattaatgaaaaaatgttttacatcacattaaaatcggttcagccattttcataaaactttattatggatcttaccgatttattgcttttaataattagaatcagtttgccgctggtactttatttcattgcaataattaattaaaactattctgttaaaatagtcatatgttgttaagtaagaccgccttgagattactaaaacaaagtttttttttttatttaccggtaggtaactgataagaaacatggctgaatctaagaagaaatgtcgactgtacagtgttgattatttaaaatttggatttcttccatcaatatgccttttgtgcagcaaaattttgagcaatgactctatgaaaccatcgaagctcgaagatcatctaagaaggtgtcatcctgataaaataggtaaagatttgaaatattttcaaacattgaaggaaaaatataaaaagagacctaccgtgcacagtatgttcgcttcaacgtctgaaagtaacgatgatggcttgcgggcattgtacaatatttcattacttatagcgaaatctggaaaaccgcacaccattggagaacagttaattttactcgctgttgaagaggttttaaaaactgttctgcacAAATCTCCATTTGACATACTCAAAAGAATTCCTTTGAGTAACAACACTGTACAAAGACGTATTGATGAAATGAGCTCTGATCTTGTGTAATTATATgcaaacaactcatttttctattcaaccggacgagtcaactttacctggtaatgaagcattattattggcatatgttcgatttgttatggacgaagaaattcatgaagagctactattcgcgaaaactttggagacggacactaaaggtgaatcaatatttaatgtcctgagtgatatttttaacgaaaaatcaattccattcacaaacgtcatttcggtggcaacagatggagctcgtgccatggtcgggcgatatcgtgggtttataagccatcttaaaagaattataccagaggtaactgcaattcactgtgtcatccaccgacaacatctagtagcgaaaaatctgagtgatagattgcaccaatcgcttcaacttgtaattaatgctgttaacaagataagaagcaatgcattgaataaacgtttatttgcccaattgtgcgatgaaaatgatgaagacttccaacgattgttcttacatactgaagtacgctggttgtcgaaaggtgcatgtttaacaagattttactcactttttgaatcttttttagagtttctggaaggtaaagattcagatttaaaagaaaacctgatcactttgaaagttgacatcgcgtatttgacagatttgttcaaaaaatttaatgacattaacttaaattacaaggggacagtatcaatttaataaaaacaaagggtgtaatttcagcttttcttggaaaattgaaatttatgaagtaaaatattattagtcggcgcgtattttcccagttttcaaactcgTCACAGGTAGAATatcttgatgaggatattcagacatatgttcaacatttaattgccctgcatgatgacttcaaaatcagatttgaagatattctgacaatggaaataccaccatggatcataaatccatttgatgaaattgaagtggagaatgtgatattacaagaggagctactcgagcttagcactattgaggagctgaaggtgaaatttaaaagtgggtatcaaacattttggctgcaggctgaaataccagaaaaatatcctggactgtggggaattgcgagaaagcttttgatagcgtttccctcgtcatatcttgtcaaaaaaaattttagtgtcgttacaaaccttttatcaaaaaaaaggagcagattcaatatcacagaacggggagatttgcgcttattcctaacaaaactgaagccaaatattgataatttgctgtcaatccatcaagtacatccctcccattaaaattgtaaatattttgtgattgtcattgtagaagttacattacgttattaatgcttaattttaattatattacaacaattttattatattacattgcaatatgataacaataataattaatggtgTAATGATTACACATTTGAATAaatgtaacacaaaaaaatatactatttttcttttgctttttaccactctgaatgggaagttttctaaataaaataagtgagaattgattgctttcttgtgctgtgaatagatgtcaaaaatgtaaagttgaatggaagcattttttttgattggccaactttacttttttgacatccactcacagcacagtcgatcaaaaattaaccaatcaattctcactttttttttggaagctgttagttcgtggaactcagccgtaacgcaaattttcatagttagatctaatcttcacattttccgtcgactggaaatatggtagaaatgtagctgcagggggtccaccggaaccagcaaaattttgaaagtggtctatgtgaaaaataagtttgggaacctctgatctAAATAGTCCAGATTTTTTTCTGTGGTTTACagattgtttataggagcaatgcACACTTCCTGCAGTAATTGAAGAAAAACATTACCATTGCCATCCAGGATACAGCTgacaagagtagccaggaacatggtcaaaaATGTTGACAAGTACATAGAAGTGGATGGATATTGTTTTCAATCcctgtaaattattatgcaagTGTTTCTCAATAAACTACTATTTGTAGACTAaatgatggggcctcttttaagtaatataaaattatttattttagcaatgaCTAAACTACCCAATTACAGATACacatgataaatgaattttgtaatgtatgaaaagttTTCCCAAGATTGACCGAAATTAGAATCCAGAACTTTCTGGATGAAAAGCAGATACTACCACTCTGCCGTTGAGgtcagaaaataaagaataagatataataaaacattaataatttacaacaaacatAGGTGAACTGCAAAAGACctcaaatacagaaaatatttgtgattataAATTGTTCCTCTGGTTAAACTTAAATCTAGATCCCTGAGCTTATAAAGCTACTGCAAAATagttctaaagattttttttacgcaAAAAGTGTATGTTAAATTAAACTAATCCAGATAATCTAGAAAAGAACAAatacattcaataatttttataataataaaaaaactgcttctgcatttataaataagttttaacaattCAAATTGGAACtagatttttggcacaaaatgATTTGATTGTGATAAATAAACCATAATATAGCTAGGTATATCACatcatattcattaataatagtaggttaactatttttaaacaatgtattactttttaacaCCAACTAATTACACCAATCATATATTTCAACTAATTATCGAATTTAATGAcaattttggttaatttaataTGCTACTGATGTAAaactagcaatttttttaattaatgaaaacaacagacctatatttacattttttatttgtttgtttcaaataaaactgttaaccttaaaacaaaacttcaatTAATTGTGGTACATctgttttactaattaattaaattttcaacaagtaCAATTgagataatgtttttaatttacattatatttttaacatttcattacaagaaattggaaaataaaataactaaataatacaaacgaagaaatatattatattattataattccaCACATTCAAATACAGCATAGCAATAAGAAACAAACATCATTACTAAACAAATAATGGcaacaataactttttttgttttatttattttttattataaatgaataatttttaacaataaaaaaatttcaactataaCAGAAAAGTCAAAAAGTATCTATttgtatacaataattataatgaaaagttcAAAATTATGCTATAAAATAAGCAGATGGCTCAGtttcctctttatttgtcacATCATTTTGTTCTAAAGTTCTTGAAGATGATGTATTAGATGTAACATGAAGCTCATCTGTAATATATGAAACTTCTGGAATTAAACCTTTTGGTTTCCATGGTGGTCCAGTGGTATACGAGCTACCAGATAAAGTAATAATTCCAGAATTATCTGATGAAactccattaaatttttttgtatcctGTAGATTTTGAGGCTGACGTCGCGATGCTTTTAACACTAAATCAATATTTTCTCTTTGTTCAGGTGTCAGAGGGGGAGCAGCAATAGCAGGAGTTTTCCtgacttttgttatttttgacacagtttcattgtttttgaatttcagtttcgctattttattactattagaaGCAGAATTGTTAGATTTCAATATAGGTCTTAATCTGAATCCTCCAACATGTGTGTAACGTGGTTTGTGCTCTCCTAAaccaaaatttatacttttagcATCGGATTCATTGGTTTCACATTTTGCATCCTCCTCCTGTTGGTTCAAAtgcacttcttcaaaattgttAATAGAAGATTCAGATGCTACTTTTGTTGGAAACCCTTTGTTTGGCtgataatattctgtatattcgGCGGGGAAATTAATGTTTTCGTGAGAATGTATGGAAGCCGGAACACGATAAGATTTAAGCAGCGGAATATTATAAACTGGCTGAGAGATTTCCAAACCATATGGTGATTTTAAAGCAAATCTATAATTgtctgatgattttttaaataatactggaaCTGACTGAAATTCATCAGAGATGCGTAAAATGTATGGTTGAGTAACGTTTGAAGTTCCAACTGTCTTAATAAAATCACCAGTATCATGTCTTATATTACAGTCtactttattatttctatctGTCAGTAAAGGATTCCACAATTCATTTAAACGACGACAGTAATCAGAGGGGAGAAGAGATGGCATACTGAGGAAAGTTCGATGAAACAGCAGTGGTTGTTGTATCAAATTGGATTTAAACTCAGAATTATgatctttaatattttctctaatcatatttatgatttcttcagaggttttgatttttttatctttttctttcaattcattTTCCATACCATTAAGTTTATCATTAAGAGAAAGTAATTCCTTGCTAACTTTGTTCAATTCATCTTGCAGCTTATTCATGATGCCTGTTTTCTTAAGTAAGTCTGCTTCTTTTTCTtcaattactttttctttctttagaatTGTTTGTTCACTGTCTTTCAGCTTCATTGAAAAAATACCAAGTTTAGACTGTTGTTTTGATATAATTTCATTAGCCTTTAGAAGTTCTTCTGATAAATTCAAAAcagttgattcttttttttcaagtttcttcTGAATAAAATCAAGGCGCTCTTgccaattacttttttctttgctACTTTCAGCTAATTGTTCTTTGTGATTCAGAAGCACAGTATTATTATCTTTAAGCTCTTGCTCTGCAACGGCCAGTCTAGTTCGCaatatattaactgttttttctttatcatgGTAGTCTGAATCCAGTTTAGCATTTTGAGATCTTAACTGGCTAATTTCTAATTTTGCTGTAATTAATTCTGCTTCCATCACTTCACAATCTTTTTCCTTTTCATAAATAAGGGACTGTAGTTCATGCTGATGTTCATTACAGTTTTTAAGCTCTTCTTCAAGTTTTCCAGTTTTCAGCTGCATTTTTTCATACTGATTCTGATGTATTTGTTG comes from Lycorma delicatula isolate Av1 chromosome 3, ASM4794821v1, whole genome shotgun sequence and encodes:
- the LOC142322209 gene encoding uncharacterized protein LOC142322209 gives rise to the protein MTDYTNCGNGVNSMYEIVENRLKCVSKRDVLNSEVRKFFFYLHDREVERDLRVSIAVVTDDESNEQIILIELTNDNSPIFLFILSITKPDFEILRNDQNINIAFNDFPRALINLLDKCTRNPTDSTDRGGTFKPMLEGYCGTVIGGSLMDMKKIKMRIIEECSFKNICHLTLEFMRATEAQVRQKLETEVFKMKQQLLQTSKLYEEALKNISLLEDEINLKNKNIENLNDLVSDMKYQKEEEWKKEQKQAECREKELCDKYEEKIRQAQQIHQNQYEKMQLKTGKLEEELKNCNEHQHELQSLIYEKEKDCEVMEAELITAKLEISQLRSQNAKLDSDYHDKEKTVNILRTRLAVAEQELKDNNTVLLNHKEQLAESSKEKSNWQERLDFIQKKLEKKESTVLNLSEELLKANEIISKQQSKLGIFSMKLKDSEQTILKKEKVIEEKEADLLKKTGIMNKLQDELNKVSKELLSLNDKLNGMENELKEKDKKIKTSEEIINMIRENIKDHNSEFKSNLIQQPLLFHRTFLSMPSLLPSDYCRRLNELWNPLLTDRNNKVDCNIRHDTGDFIKTVGTSNVTQPYILRISDEFQSVPVLFKKSSDNYRFALKSPYGLEISQPVYNIPLLKSYRVPASIHSHENINFPAEYTEYYQPNKGFPTKVASESSINNFEEVHLNQQEEDAKCETNESDAKSINFGLGEHKPRYTHVGGFRLRPILKSNNSASNSNKIAKLKFKNNETVSKITKVRKTPAIAAPPLTPEQRENIDLVLKASRRQPQNLQDTKKFNGVSSDNSGIITLSGSSYTTGPPWKPKGLIPEVSYITDELHVTSNTSSSRTLEQNDVTNKEETEPSAYFIA